A single region of the Gorilla gorilla gorilla isolate KB3781 chromosome 1, NHGRI_mGorGor1-v2.1_pri, whole genome shotgun sequence genome encodes:
- the COA6 gene encoding cytochrome c oxidase assembly factor 6 homolog isoform X3, with product MAAPSMKERQVCWGARDEYWKCLDENLEDASQCKKLRSSFESSCPQQWIKYFDKRRDYLKFKEKFEAGQFEPSETTAKS from the exons ATGGCAGCCCCATCTATGAAGGAAAGACAGGTCTGCTGGGGGGCCCGGGATGAGTACTGGAAGTGTTTAGATGAGAACTTAGAGGATGCTTCTCAATGCAAGAAGTTAAGAAGCTCTTTCGAATCAAGTTGTCCCCAACAGTGG ataaaatattttgataaaagaaGAGACTacttaaaattcaaagaaaaatttgaagcaGGACAATTTGAGCCTTCAGAAACAACTGCAAAATCCTAG
- the COA6 gene encoding cytochrome c oxidase assembly factor 6 homolog isoform X2, whose protein sequence is MGPGGPLLSPSRGFLLCKTRWHSSRLLGDCGPHTPVSTALSFIAVGMAAPSMKERQVCWGARDEYWKCLDENLEDASQCKKLRSSFESSCPQQWIKYFDKRRDYLKFKEKFEAGQFEPSETTAKS, encoded by the exons ATGGGCCCGGGAGGTCCCTTACTGTCCCCGAGCCGCGGGTTCCTCTTGTGCAAAACGAGGTGGCACTCCAGTCGCCTGCTTGGTGATTGTGGCCCCCACACACCTGTTTCTACAGCGCTTAG CTTCATCGCAGTAGGAATGGCAGCCCCATCTATGAAGGAAAGACAGGTCTGCTGGGGGGCCCGGGATGAGTACTGGAAGTGTTTAGATGAGAACTTAGAGGATGCTTCTCAATGCAAGAAGTTAAGAAGCTCTTTCGAATCAAGTTGTCCCCAACAGTGG ataaaatattttgataaaagaaGAGACTacttaaaattcaaagaaaaatttgaagcaGGACAATTTGAGCCTTCAGAAACAACTGCAAAATCCTAG
- the COA6 gene encoding cytochrome c oxidase assembly factor 6 homolog isoform X1: MVARKGQKSPRFRRVNCFLRLGRSTLLELEPAGRPCSGRTRHRALHRRLVACVTVSSRRHRKEAGRGRAESFIAVGMAAPSMKERQVCWGARDEYWKCLDENLEDASQCKKLRSSFESSCPQQWIKYFDKRRDYLKFKEKFEAGQFEPSETTAKS; this comes from the exons ATGGTAGCTCGGAAGGGTCAAAAGAGTCCGCGGTTTCGCCGCGTGAATTGCTTTTTGCGGTTGGGGAGGTCTACGCTTCTAGAGCTCGAGCCAGCGGGGCGACCCTGCAGTGGCAGGACTCGGCACCGCGCCCTCCACCGCCGGTTGGTGGCCTGCGTGACCGTTTCCTCCCGTCGACATCGAAAGGAAGCCGGACGTGGGCGGGCAGAGAG CTTCATCGCAGTAGGAATGGCAGCCCCATCTATGAAGGAAAGACAGGTCTGCTGGGGGGCCCGGGATGAGTACTGGAAGTGTTTAGATGAGAACTTAGAGGATGCTTCTCAATGCAAGAAGTTAAGAAGCTCTTTCGAATCAAGTTGTCCCCAACAGTGG ataaaatattttgataaaagaaGAGACTacttaaaattcaaagaaaaatttgaagcaGGACAATTTGAGCCTTCAGAAACAACTGCAAAATCCTAG